Proteins encoded by one window of Musa acuminata AAA Group cultivar baxijiao chromosome BXJ2-9, Cavendish_Baxijiao_AAA, whole genome shotgun sequence:
- the LOC135623811 gene encoding uncharacterized protein LOC135623811 — MAADWGPVIVAVILFILLSPGLLFQLPARTRVIEFGNMYTSGIAILVHSIIFFVILTILVIAIGVHVHAG; from the coding sequence ATGGCTGCCGACTGGGGGCCTGTGATCGTGGCCGTCATCCTCTTCATCCTCCTCTCACCGGGGCTGTTGTTTCAGCTACCAGCGAGAACGAGGGTGATCGAGTTCGGCAACATGTACACCAGCGGAATCGCGATTCTGGTCCACAGCATCATCTTCTTCGTCATCTTGACCATCCTGGTGATTGCTATAGGCGTCCACGTGCACGCTGGCTAG
- the LOC135623809 gene encoding agamous-like MADS-box protein MADS4 — MGRGRVELKRIENKINRQVTFAKRRNGLLKKAYELSVLCDAEVALIIFSNRGKLFEFCSSSSMLKTLERYQKCNYGAPETNVISRETQSSQQEYLKLKARVEALQRSQRNLLGEDLGPLNIKELEQLERQLDASLRQIRSTRTQYMLDQLTDLQRREQMLCEANKALKRRLEESNQANQQQLWDPNTYGRQQPQPQGDGFFQPIDCEPTLQIGYHPDQMAIAAAAAAAAAAGPSVSNYVPGGWLA, encoded by the exons atgggGAGGGGGAGAGTGGAGCTGAAACGGATCGAGAACAAGATCAACAGGCAGGTGACCTTCGCGAAGCGCAGGAACGGGCTGCTTAAGAAGGCCTACGAGCTGTCGGTGCTCTGCGACGCCGAGGTCGCCCTCATCATCTTCTCCAACCGCGGGAAGCTCTTCGAGTTCTGCAGCAGCTCCAG TATGTTGAAAACACTGGAGAGGTACCAAAAATGCAATTATGGGGCACCGGAGACAAATGTCATATCAAGGGAGACTCAG AGTAGTCAGCAAGAATACTTGAAGCTGAAGGCCCGTGTCGAAGCCTTGCAGAGATCACAAAG AAATCTGCTAGGTGAAGATCTGGGGCCCCTCAACATCAAAGAGCTCGAGCAACTTGAGCGCCAACTTGATGCATCATTAAGACAAATAAGATCAACACGG ACTCAGTACATGCTCGATCAGCTGACGGATCTCCAAAGACGG GAGCAAATGCTGTGCGAAGCAAATAAAGCCCTGAAGAGAAGA TTGGAGGAGAGCAACCAAGCCAACCAGCAACAACTGTGGGATCCCAACACCTACGGCCGCCAGCAACCTCAACCGCAGGGTGACGGCTTCTTCCAACCCATAGACTGTGAACCTACTCTCCAAATCGG GTATCATCCAGATCAAATGGCCAttgcagcagcagctgctgctgctgctgctgctggcccAAGCGTCAGTAACTACGTGCCAGGAGGATGGCTTGCATGA